The Impatiens glandulifera unplaced genomic scaffold, dImpGla2.1, whole genome shotgun sequence DNA segment GTCGCGGCGAGTTCTGTTGTGATCTGGAAGCAGGATTCCGACGACGTCGGGTTGATTCTGTAGTTTAGAGATAATCAATCTTAGTCTTCTTGAGGCTGAGATTTGATCAAATCCATATGGCGAATCAACAGGATGAGCAGCGGAGGAAGAAGACGAGGGCTAGGCGAAGGAAATGGATGGATGGAAAAGCATCTTCAAACAGGATTCGATTGCAGACGAAGGTCGCCGGAAATCGCCATCGCCGGAAATCGTCTGGCCGGAAATCGCCATCGTCGGAGGGATCGCCGGAGACGAGGAGTACTTCTGTTATATCCTCTTCCCTCAACTTCTATTGAAGTTGCAAAGAAGCCCCCAggcttcttttatttttaaatatgcctaacaactttaatttcgaattaattatttaattcgaaattaaagtaatcCCTGAACTCTTTCCCTCCTTTCAATTGGACCtctaaattttcttttccttttattttaatttaaaactttaaaaaaaaaaaaaaaaaaattaaaataaacttaggtcCTGTTTGTTTCCCAATTTTAACAAACCACCTTAAAATGATGATTCTAACATTCAAACCACTTTCAAACTTTCTCAAAATTTCCCAAAAACtcccaaatattattttctttaaaaatattttttcccgAAAATTTTAGGGCCCGTTTGGAAAAATGTCTATCTTTGCAGTGTCATATCGGGAGTTCTATAACtccgaaaattccaaactcgattcctatgaacttttaataatatttttgactattATATGAAATGTTTGGGAAATTTGGgaattgttttttttgaaaatgactcattttaatGAGTTGTACTCAGAGTTTtccttaattttgaaaattctaaaaaatgggAAAACACTTGGGACCTTGagttatttcatcatcttctCTCCTTTGTCCAAAGAGCATTATATTTCCAATCTTCAACCCGAAACTTTGTCCTTGTCGTTCACACTTGTATGTCCTCCCTTTAGAATCGTGACTCTTGCTCTTCCTGAGAACTTTGCTATATGCTCTTCGATGCTTTTCAATGCTTCAATGCCTTTCAATGTTTTATCCTCTTCAAACACCTCATGAATAGGACTAGCCCCTTGCAAATGATTAAGATATTCTCACACAATCAAAAAAAGTTCTGAACTCAGAACGAAACGTAATAATCCTTCAAACATCATATggccaattacttaggagtagagactgtctgtaaagacaggcgtataggacatagcgccgtaggccctttcctaatacgtaaccaaacaccgaactcttaaaacgaatctctgatttttcttttctttagtttctttgggaagtaaactaaagtggcgactctcaaGTCAATTAGATCGATACATTTGCAAGTGCATCGATTTAAAACCTGTACGGGCCAATTCAATTCGAAAAAAGGGAGCGTATGCCAAACCAATTAAAAAATGGGCACACGCGCCAGAAAATCGGAAGGGAACGAAAATGAACGCGTACAGAAAActggcgactctgctggggattACCTAAGATGTTTAGCTCAAAACATGTAGTTGGCCAAATTACCACAAAATTTCCGAAGGATGTTACATTTATAACTTCACAACATTTTGCTTGAGGGTGTGAGAACCCGTGAACAATGTGAATTTTGTATTCACATTTGCTTGATTGTTTGCTTGTTCAAATTGCATGGGGTAAAACCTGACAAAGCTCAACGCTTTTAATTGAAGGGGTGTGCAAACAGAAGCGTTGTCATAAACACTGTTTGCACATGAACGGGCTCAAACGCTCATTTTACTTCGAAGTCGTGTAGTCAAGGAGTATCTATAGGATACTAACTACACCGACAGGCTGTGTGCCCAAAAAATGTATCGCTTGAAACACTGAGATACATTAGTCTCTCTCATCTTACTTCTTCTTGATTACAGTGTCCTCCATGCTGTAAGCCAACCACAGTGTTTAAAAGATGAATGTTGAGCATGTTAGTGGAAACGTAGGCACTTATAGGGCTAACCTTAAAACGAAAAGAGAAAAGGGGTGTTAAAACGTGAGAGTCTAATAAACTTGTGTTTCCAAGAGCGTCATGCACATATCAGAAGAAAGTCTAAGGAGTTTTAGAAAGTTGTTCAAAGGCAACGCTCTCACATTTGCACCCTTTGGTGTGAATAAGATTCTACATTTGATGAGCACCATGACAGACGAGCGGCTAATGGCGCACATGCAAGGACATTGGAGCACAACATCCCGGGCATTCATCATTGGTGGGGTGCACATATGCCCTACTATGGAAGACTTCCAAGCCATTCTTCGGCCCACATCTGAGGACTTGTTGCTGATCCCCCACTCGACTACGTGACAAGACACATATTTCTTAACTTCTCCGGGTGTACTCGCGCTTATATTGCACAGTCCATCGTAGGTAGGACATGCTCATATTGGTTGCCTATTTCTTACTACGTCCCTCTAAGGGGACGCTCCTGTCACTTCGCCTCGTTGGGGTCGTCCATCTTGTGGAAACCCACACTCAGAGCCTAGTCGGTCTCTTCCTGGTCAAGACCCTTCAGGGTCTCCAAGTGTTCTCTTCGGGACCGACTCACTATTCTCAGTGGGGGTCTCCCCTCGTGCTATTGTTTGAGTGATGGATAGGCAATATTCGCTCAACTCCTCACCCTATCTTTACCCTATATTCGCCTCATGCAGCGGGCAAGACTTTCTAAGACCATGATGGTGACCAGTATCTCAAACGACCATCATATTCTTTTCATCATCTTGTAGTATCAATTCGATGTCGTGAGGTTCTAGATGGGTGGTCTCCCGTTTATCATGATTCTAGAGTTGGAAGTGATCAACATCTACGACATCGCCCGTTTATTTCGCCAATTCGGCATGGTCCACACATCTTTGTGAAGGTACGTCTCTCCCAACAATAAGAGTCCCTCCTCTTAGGAGCTCTACTTCGATTATCAGTACATGTGGGAGACCGCTACATCTGTCTTGATTCCCGCGGAACATGTTAATGCCATTGTTTATGCACTTTCGCTTCATCAGCTAATAGTAGAGGGGACCATTGACATCAATTCCGATAGTAAGAAGAATCATATTTCACAGGTGGACTTAGGGAGCTTTTCTGAGATCCCCATACATCCCTGCTAAGTCGGAAGCCGTCAAGGAGCGCTCCGAGGCCATGCTCAATGGAAGCCGACCCTGATGTATTGATCAATTCCGACTCAGACGATTTAAGTGACAATGAAGAGATGGCACCCACATCTAAACAAGTTTTTAGATCCACCATGGCACTTGTCCTCGACACTaggaaaataataattgaagagGTCATATCCGAGAAGTTCACCAAACAAGAGTTTTCTTCTGttgcttcctcttcttcttcattccttTCCATCTTGTTAAAACTCTGGTTGATTCTCCCTCTCCTTTCATTCCCGAGTCGGATGTTGTTGTTGAGGATTCTAATGTCCATTTTAATGCAATGCATGATGCTACTTTGAATTCAAATGATACGTTTGCTGATAACGATTTTCCGTTTGAAATGAAacgatttttagaaaatgagaATCCAGTCTCTTCTGCGGAAGAaacaattgaaattaatttgaattcggGAGAGGATCCACAAATTGTCTTGATAGGCCAAAGCTTAGATGAAAACGAGCGTCATCATCTAGTTGAGTTGTTGAAGCTTAACAAAGACATCTTTGCATGGTCCTATAAAGACATGTCGGGCATTGACTCCGAAATTGTCCAACATCGTATTCCGTTGTACCCGGATGCCAAGCTCGTCAAGCAGAAGCTCCGGCGTATGAAACCCGATATGGTCGACAAGATTAAAGAAGAGGTGCAGAAACAATTGGAAGCCGGCTTTTTAGATGTTGTCGAATATCCAGAATGGGTCGCCAATGTGGTCCCCGTGGCTAAGAAAGATGGAAAAGTCCGTGTGTGCGTGGACTACCGTGATCTCAACAAAGCTAGCCCCAAAGATAATTTCCCACTCCCACACATTGACGTGTTGGTTGACCACGCGGCTGGTCATGAgctcctatcattcatggatgGTTTCTCAGGCTATAATCAAGTTTTGATGGCGCCTGAGGACAAAGAAAAGACTACTTTTATCACTGAAGTTGGCACCTTCTGCTACCGTGTAATGCCTTTCGGGCTGAAGAACGCTGGAGCCACGTATCAGAGGGCGGCCACCACTATTCTCCAcgacatgatccacaaggaagttGAAGTCTACGTCGATGATATGATTGTGAAGTCCCGAAATCGAGCGGGACACATTGTAAACCTAGAGAAGTTCCTTCAAAGGATTCGGAAATACCAACTTCGTTTAAATCCAAAGAAATGCACATTCGGTGTTACTGCCGGTAAGATGCTGGGATTTCTAATTACTCAGAGAGGAATAGAAGTCGACCCTAGCAAAATTGCAGCCATCACGGCCATGCCAACACCCCGGAACGAGCGAGAGGTTCGAGGATTTCTCGGGAAAATCCAGTACATTAGTCGCTTCATCAGTAAGCTCACTTCCACTTGCGATCCTCTCTTCAAGCTTCTGAAGAAGGATCAAAAATTCGTCTGGAGTGACGCTTGTCAACACGCCTTTGATAAGGTGAAAGCTTATTTGCAATCCCCTCCTATCCTCATGTCTCCGAGGCCAGGAGTTCCTTTGATTCTTTATCTCACCGTCACCGAGTCATCCATGGGGAGCATGTTGGCCCAAGAGAACGAGAACAAAGAGGAAGTAGCTGTCTACTACCTCAGCAAAAGGATGACCGGTTACGAGTTGAACTATTCTTCTGTGGAAAAAGTCTGTTGGGCACTAGCCTGGGTAACGAAGAGGTTGCGCcactacatgcaagcccacccAATCAAGCTAGTGTCAAGACTCGATCCCATTCGTTTCTTGTTTCAAATAACTCTTCTTTCGCCGCGTCTtgctaaatggatgatgatgatttcagaATATGACATCACACATACTGTGCAAAAGTCAATCAAGGGGAGCATAGTGGATGATTTCCTAGCTGATCAAGGAGACAATGACGAAGAGATGGTCTTTCCAGATGATGAGATCATGGTTGTTCAATCCGAAACGTGGAAGTTAATGTTCGATGGCGCGTCGGGCAGACAGGGTTACGGCATTGGTATCCTTTTAATCGATCCTGCTGGCACGTATAATCCTACTTCTGTTAAGTTGAGTTATAGTGTCACCAACAATGAGGCTGAGTACGAAGCATGCATTGCTGGGATCAAGTTAGCTAGCGAGAAGAGGATTAGCAGATTGGAGGTTATTGGAGACTCGAATCTTGTAATCTCACAAGCCAATGGGGATTGGCAGGTTAAAGGCGACAATCTTAAACCTTATCATTCTTTTCTCATGCGTTTAATCGCCAAATTCGAAAGTGTTGTTTTCATCCATGCTCCAAGGAGTCAGAACCGTTTCGCTGACGCCCTTGCAACTCTCGCGGCAATGACTCAAATTCCCGAAGGAATCAAGATCAAGCCACTCAAAATCCAAAAGAGGTGCAATCACATCTATGAGAAACTAGTGGTGGCTAACGCTAGTATCTCAAGCAAACCTTGGTTCGAGCCCATTCAATCATATATCGAAAGGGGGGAATACCCTGCCCACTTTCAGAAGAAAGAGCGTCGCGCTCTCCGTCAGTTTGCCACTAGCTATGTGGTTGTGGCAGGATGTCTCTATCGACGATCTTTTGATGGACAAAACATGCTTTGTGTAGATCAGGCGGAGTCTATTACCATCATGGAAGAAGTGCATGCTGGGAATTGCGGTTCCCACATGAATGACATGGCTCTCGCTAAGAAAGTTCTTCGGCTAGGCTACTTTTGGCAGAACTTGGAACAGGATTGCATTGCGTTCGTCAAGAAGTGTCACCAGTGTCAAATTTATGCTAATCTAAAGCATACTCCCGCTTCTCTCCTCTATAACATGACTTCTCCATGGCCATTTTCTACATGGGGAATTGACATCATTGGAAAAATCCACCTCCACGCGTCAAATGGCCATGAATTCATATTGGTCGCTATCGATTATTTTACCAAGTGGGTTGAGGCTTCTTcattcaaaatcctcaaatcctCCCACGTGGCAAAGTTCATTCGCAATAATATCATTAGTCGATACGGGGTTCCCCATTCGATGATTTTCGATAATGGACAACTCTTTCAAGGTAATGTGCTCGAACTTTTAAGAGAATTCAAAATCGAGCATCATAAGTCTTCACCATATCGACCGCAAACCAACGGGCCAGTCTTGGCTGCTAACAAGAATGTGATCTCAATCTTGAAGAAAACCACACAAACATATAGGGATTGGCATGAGAAGCTACCCTATGCTCTATGGGGTTACCAAACCACCGCTCGGACCTCTACAGGCGAAACTCCTTATTCGTTGGTATATGGCATGGAGGCAGTTCAACCCATTGAGTTGGAATTGCCTACTCTCAGGGTTCTTTTGGAGAGCCACGTCATCGAGGAAGATTGGTTGAAGTCTAGATACGACCAACTATCACTCATGGAGGACCGGAGGCTAGATGCCCTATGCAAGACACAAGCTTATCAACAACGCATGGCAAGGGCGTTCAACAAGAAGGTTAAACCTAGGCATCTTGTTGTAGGGGACCTTGTTCTTAGAAAGACCCGAGAGCTGCAGGACCCTAGAGGAAAATTTCAGCCGCCATGGGAGGGACCTTTCATCATCAAGCAGATTTTTTCAGGTGGAGCTGTTCGCCTCGCCACTCTCGATGGCGATGAGTGTTCATCACCCTTTAATCTTGACACGCTCAAGAAATACTATTCCTGAGATAAAGAAATCAACGACATGGTTTTGATTTgtttccaaaaaaaatcatGGGGGGTTTTCTCATTTCACGTGTTCTGTGATTGTCAAAGATGTTCCAAATGAGGTGAACGCCTAAGCCCATTTGCTTTCTACAAAAGGCATTTCCGGAAAATGCATGTCATGAATTTAACATCTTTTCTCTGCGTTTGCATACAAGCATGCATTTCATGACATTGTCTTTGAACCCTTAGTTTctatactaggggcatttttgcaaatgcatttaaaaaaaaaaacaaaaaaaaaaactttcaacgTGATTGTTAAGGTcaagtttctaaaaaaaaaacatgttgagGACCTGTTAACAAACACGTTGAGagaatttctttcattttcctttcAATCCATTGCACTCAGAATTGAAGGAAGAACTATTGAACTACCTTTGGACCTGATTCCCCATCCTCAGGGGATAGGTAGGCAACCTATCAAATAGGTTCGGTCAAAAtctttcaaaacattttttatccTTAGTGTGAAGAAGACAGTGATCTCTATTGTCACGAACCAACAAGGACATTATGAAATGAGTAAGCGTTAAGACCAATTCTTAACCGAGGACTGTTTCCAAAAGCGATTTCGAAGTCTTTCTAAAAGACCCACGTAGGGAAGTCTAGTCTGTCAACTGCCTTCAAAAATACCTTGCGATTGTTGAAAAATCTTTGTTTTCAAACCCTTTGAGACACAGCAGAACCCGAACCTAACCTGAAAGCTGAGTGGATTAGGAGAATTGTCTGGCTTCGCGAAAAAAGACATGctcaaaagaaagaaatcaaggaacAAAGTATTCATCAAAAGGTTGAGACCTTGAAATCACCGCTGAGCGATCTTGCTAGGCGTATCGATTCGGTCAGATATACCGATGatgctaaaaaaaaatcaatgagcAAAGTATTCATCAGAAGATTGAGACTTTGAAATCACCGCTGGGCAACCTTGCTAGGCGTATCGATTCGGTCAGATATACCGatgatactaaaaaaaaaagaaatcaacgAGCAAAGTATTCATCAAAAGGTTGAGACTTTGAAATCACCGCTGAGCGATCTCGCTAAGCGTATCGATTCGGTCAGATATACCGatgatactaaaaaaaaatgttgtgagGGAAGCAGATGAAACTCTGAAACACTCGGCTCAAGGTggttctaaaaaaaatgaataccaAAGCCCTACCCCGAGCCATAAATTCGGTCACTTGATGACCATTTCACGACAAATCGTTTGTGCAAAATGCGGGGTTTTATCAGTCAGATCTTTTTGCGTTGGGAGGAAAAGAAAGAAGTCGGATTTCGTCTTGGTTGAAACAGTCCAGAACCTTCTGCAagtcttattcgctgaaaatgTTTCGGTCCAGAGCTAACCACGCGACATAGAGATCGAAGTCTTCTTTCACTGTTTGTGcatcattttaataaaaggcCCTAGTCTTCACTACgggcatttttttaaaataaaaaaaaaacaaaaaaaaaacatgcattcacattttcaaatcCTTGTGCAAGCTGCTTCATTGTATTTGCATCACAGAGGTAAAATGCCCTAGTCttcactaggggcatttttcaaaaaaaaaaaaaaaaacattcattcACATTTTCAAAGCCTTGTGCAGGCTGCTTCATTATATTTGCATCACAGAGGTAAAATGCCCTAGTCttcactaggggcatttttcaaaaaaaaaaaaaaaaaaaaaaacacgcATTCACATTTTCAAAGCCCTGTGCAAGCTGCTTCATTGTATTTGCATCACAGAGGTTAAATGCCCTCGTCTTCACTAGggacattaaaaaaaaaaaatcaacaacatGCATTCATATCTTCAAGCCACGTGCTGATTGTGTCTTTATCTTTCACTTCATGTGGTCCGAATCCTCTAGTCTTTGCTGGAGCCATTTTCAAAGTTCCATGCTAATACTAGTCTTCCATTTTATGTGTTTCTTTCGTAATCCTTGGTTTAGAACCTAGTCTATGCGATTCGGATGTTCTAATTCCTTTACTCGAGAAACTCCCACTTCGATTGTTCTTATGGTCATGAGACGTTGCTCTCTTTACCCTTGTCCGTGAACTCCATCTTTTGGGGTGTTTACGCATTATTGTCCCTGAGACTCTATCATTAATTGGAGgagacccaaactccgatctgctcttgcagtcggaggggcgattgacttcttcatagccattTATTGGAGAAAAgccctgctccgatctgctctcgcagttggggaggcgattgttttcttcattgccgttcaacggagaaaacccatgctccggtttgctctcgcagccggggtggcgattgttttcttcgcttccattaattggagaagacccaaactccgatctgctcttgcagtcggaggggcgattgacttcttcatagccattcattggagaaaacccctacTCCGATCTTCTCTCGCAGTTGGGGAGGcaattgttttcttcattgccgttcaacggagaaaacccattctccggtttgctctcgcagccggggtggcgattgttttcttcgcttccattaattggagaagacccaaactccgatctgctcttgcagtcggaggggcgattgacttcttcatagccattcattggagaaaacccctgctccgatctgctctcgcagttggggaggcgattgttttatTCATTgtcgttcaacggagaaaacccatgctccggtttgctctcgcagccggggtggcgattgttttcttcgcttccattaattggagaagacccaaactccgatctgctTTTGCggtcggaggggcgattgacttcttcatagccgttcattggagaaaacccctgctccgatctgctctcgcagttggggaggcgattgttttcttcattgccgttcaacggagaaaacccatgctccggtttgctctcgcagccggggtggcgattgttttcttcgcttccattaattggagaagacccaaactccgatctgctcttgcagtcggaggggcgattgacttcttcatagccattcattggagaaaacccctgctccgatctgctctcgcagttggggaggcgattgttttcttcattgccgttcaacggagaaaacccatgctccggtttgctctcgcagccggggtggcgattgttttcttcgcttccattaattggagaagacccaaactccgatctgctcttgcggtcggaggggcgattgacttcttcatagccgtTCATTGGAGAAAATCCCTGCTACGGtctgctctcgcagttggggaggcgattgttttcttcattgccgttcaacggagaaaacccatgctccggtttgctctcgcagccggggtggcgattgttttctccgcttccattaattggagaagacccaaactccgatctgctcttgcagtcggaggggcgattgacttcttcatagccgttcattggagaaaacccctgctccga contains these protein-coding regions:
- the LOC124917606 gene encoding uncharacterized protein LOC124917606 produces the protein MHDATLNSNDTFADNDFPFEMKRFLENENPVSSAEETIEINLNSGEDPQIVLIGQSLDENERHHLVELLKLNKDIFAWSYKDMSGIDSEIVQHRIPLYPDAKLVKQKLRRMKPDMVDKIKEEVQKQLEAGFLDVVEYPEWVANVVPVAKKDGKVRVCVDYRDLNKASPKDNFPLPHIDVLVDHAAGHELLSFMDGFSGYNQVLMAPEDKEKTTFITEVGTFCYRVMPFGLKNAGATYQRAATTILHDMIHKEVEVYVDDMIVKSRNRAGHIVNLEKFLQRIRKYQLRLNPKKCTFGVTAGKMLGFLITQRGIEVDPSKIAAITAMPTPRNEREVRGFLGKIQYISRFISKLTSTCDPLFKLLKKDQKFVWSDACQHAFDKVKAYLQSPPILMSPRPGVPLILYLTVTESSMGSMLAQENENKEEVAVYYLSKRMTGYELNYSSVEKVCWALAWVTKRLRHYMQAHPIKLVSRLDPIRFLFQITLLSPRLAKWMMMISEYDITHTVQKSIKGSIVDDFLADQGDNDEEMVFPDDEIMVVQSETWKLMFDGASGRQGYGIGILLIDPAGTYNPTSVKLSYSVTNNEAEYEACIAGIKLASEKRISRLEVIGDSNLVISQANGDWQVKGDNLKPYHSFLMRLIAKFESVVFIHAPRSQNRFADALATLAAMTQIPEGIKIKPLKIQKRCNHIYEKLVVANASISSKPWFEPIQSYIERGEYPAHFQKKERRALRQFATSYVVVAGCLYRRSFDGQNMLCVDQAESITIMEEVHAGNCGSHMNDMALAKKVLRLGYFWQNLEQDCIAFVKKCHQCQIYANLKHTPASLLYNMTSPWPFSTWGIDIIGKIHLHASNGHEFILVAIDYFTKWVEASSFKILKSSHVAKFIRNNIISRYGVPHSMIFDNGQLFQGNVLELLREFKIEHHKSSPYRPQTNGPVLAANKNVISILKKTTQTYRDWHEKLPYALWGYQTTARTSTGETPYSLVYGMEAVQPIELELPTLRVLLESHVIEEDWLKSRYDQLSLMEDRRLDALCKTQAYQQRMARAFNKKVKPRHLVVGDLVLRKTRELQDPRGKFQPPWEGPFIIKQIFSGGAVRLATLDGDECSSPFNLDTLKKYYS